Proteins encoded together in one Deltaproteobacteria bacterium window:
- a CDS encoding cysteine hydrolase has protein sequence MEEDFVVDILRSLKERCDPKNAALIVVDVQNDFVSCEGSAGKRGEDCSAALAMVPNLLRLIDEARRIGLTIVYIRTTHSEWTDTPSWIYRTSQKGGLSTCREGTWGAEFYEGISPLPTERVVIKHRYSAFINTDLNTVLKARNIQSVLVCGVATNVCVETTARDAYMFDYYVTMIDDCSAAYEAKLHLSTLDNMRRHFGLVASSTEIIDSWHDLPAKRGL, from the coding sequence ATTGAGGAGGACTTCGTCGTGGATATATTGAGATCTTTGAAGGAACGGTGCGATCCGAAAAATGCCGCGTTGATCGTCGTCGACGTGCAAAATGATTTTGTCAGTTGCGAGGGCAGTGCGGGTAAGCGCGGCGAGGATTGTAGCGCGGCGCTGGCGATGGTGCCGAATTTGCTCCGCCTGATCGACGAGGCGCGGCGCATTGGGCTGACGATCGTTTACATTCGCACCACTCACAGCGAGTGGACCGACACGCCGTCGTGGATTTATCGCACTTCGCAAAAAGGCGGACTCAGCACCTGCCGCGAGGGAACTTGGGGCGCGGAATTCTACGAAGGCATTTCACCGTTGCCCACCGAGCGGGTGGTGATCAAGCATCGCTACAGCGCCTTTATCAACACGGATCTCAACACCGTGCTCAAGGCGCGCAACATTCAGAGCGTGCTGGTTTGCGGCGTGGCGACCAACGTTTGCGTCGAGACCACGGCGCGCGACGCCTATATGTTCGATTACTACGTGACGATGATCGACGACTGTTCGGCGGCGTACGAAGCCAAGCTTCATCTCAGCACGTTAGACAACATGCGCCGCCATTTCGGCCTGGTCGCGTCATCCACGGAGATCATCGATAGCTGGCACGATTTGCCGGCCAAGCGCGGTTTGTAA
- the chrA gene encoding chromate efflux transporter: MSLAELVRYFLYLGAFGFGGPVALVGFMRRDLVEKRSCITEDTYKLSLALAQIMPGPLAAQVAIAIGYFEAGIAGATLAGIAFVLPSFLMVVGISIVYVAYGGLWWMQALFYAIGATVIAIIAIAAYKLARGTNKRDPLLWGIFVVLTAVTVLAQAELAEFFILAGVIVLLVRAWPGLKPAILMALGAIALGLMIWALEAWLRQSGSAANSGSVLVQILLFFTKAGAFVFGSGLAIIPFLQQGVVQQFDWLTDHEFLDAVAVAMITPGPVVITVAFIGYLARNAGFAGSVMAAIGIFLPVYIFTIVPAPWFKRHRDNPQLKAFVDGATAAATGAITGAVIVLAGRAITDWPTSIIAALSFTVLWRYKIPEPVIVSVSGLLGLILWPLLH; encoded by the coding sequence ATGAGCCTTGCAGAACTCGTCCGCTACTTTCTCTACCTCGGCGCCTTCGGCTTCGGCGGTCCGGTGGCGTTGGTCGGCTTCATGCGCCGCGATCTGGTCGAGAAACGCAGCTGCATTACGGAAGACACATACAAGTTATCCTTGGCTCTGGCGCAGATCATGCCGGGGCCGCTCGCCGCCCAAGTCGCCATCGCCATCGGCTATTTCGAAGCCGGCATCGCCGGTGCGACCTTGGCCGGCATCGCCTTCGTGCTGCCGTCGTTTCTAATGGTGGTCGGCATCTCCATCGTCTACGTCGCCTACGGCGGGCTGTGGTGGATGCAAGCGTTGTTCTACGCCATCGGCGCGACCGTAATTGCGATCATCGCCATCGCCGCCTATAAACTTGCACGCGGCACGAATAAGCGCGACCCGCTGCTCTGGGGAATTTTCGTCGTGCTTACTGCCGTCACGGTGTTAGCCCAGGCCGAGCTGGCGGAATTTTTTATATTAGCCGGCGTCATCGTTCTGCTCGTGCGCGCCTGGCCGGGGTTGAAACCAGCGATACTGATGGCGCTCGGCGCCATAGCTTTGGGGTTAATGATCTGGGCGCTGGAAGCTTGGCTGCGCCAATCCGGCAGCGCGGCGAATTCCGGCAGCGTACTCGTGCAAATACTTTTATTCTTCACCAAAGCCGGCGCGTTTGTTTTCGGCAGCGGCCTAGCGATCATTCCGTTCTTGCAGCAAGGCGTGGTGCAGCAATTTGACTGGTTGACCGATCACGAGTTTCTCGACGCCGTGGCCGTGGCCATGATTACCCCGGGGCCGGTGGTGATAACGGTTGCCTTTATCGGCTATCTCGCCCGCAACGCCGGTTTCGCCGGATCGGTGATGGCCGCCATCGGTATCTTCCTGCCGGTTTATATTTTCACCATCGTTCCCGCGCCCTGGTTCAAACGCCACCGCGACAATCCGCAGTTAAAAGCCTTCGTCGATGGCGCCACAGCCGCGGCCACCGGCGCCATCACCGGCGCGGTCATAGTGCTCGCCGGCCGCGCCATCACCGATTGGCCGACATCGATCATCGCGGCGCTCAGCTTCACCGTGCTCTGGCGTTATAAAATTCCCGAGCCGGTGATCGTCTCTGTCTCCGGACTGCTCGGCTTGATTCTCTGGCCGCTTTTACACTGA
- a CDS encoding molybdopterin-binding protein, translated as MKVIPVEEAIGLPLAHDITEIIPGKHKGPAFRRGHIIRPEDVSKLLDVGKANIYVMELAKDELHEEDAARRLAKAAAGANLKLTDPSEGRVNLVATISGLLKIDTDLLYRFNSLGDLMLATLPGDRFVKEGTVVAGTRTIPVLVKEELVQKAEALCKDKPIATILPMPAKKIHLVVTGSEVLTGRIKDGFGPVVSKKVGELGSTVESVKFAPDDPDVIGGMIKDAKQAGADVILVSGGMSVDPDDKSPEGIRRSGAKVETHGFPILPGSMFLMAYLGDTPVMGLSGCVLHDPFTAFDALLPRLIAGEKITRADIMAMGHGGLAKKHDH; from the coding sequence CTGAAAGTCATACCTGTTGAAGAAGCGATTGGATTGCCGTTGGCTCACGACATCACCGAGATCATCCCTGGCAAACATAAAGGGCCGGCGTTTCGCCGCGGCCATATCATTCGTCCAGAAGACGTTTCGAAACTTTTGGATGTCGGCAAGGCGAATATTTATGTTATGGAATTGGCGAAGGACGAACTTCACGAAGAAGACGCGGCGCGCCGGTTGGCGAAAGCGGCGGCGGGAGCGAATTTAAAGCTAACCGATCCGAGCGAAGGCAGAGTTAATTTGGTCGCGACCATTTCTGGTTTGCTGAAGATCGACACCGACCTGCTTTACCGTTTCAATTCCTTGGGCGATCTCATGCTGGCGACGTTGCCGGGAGATCGCTTCGTCAAGGAAGGCACAGTCGTGGCTGGCACGCGGACGATTCCAGTCTTAGTGAAAGAAGAGTTGGTGCAAAAAGCCGAAGCGCTGTGCAAAGACAAGCCTATCGCGACGATATTGCCGATGCCGGCGAAAAAAATTCATTTAGTGGTGACCGGCAGCGAGGTTCTAACCGGACGGATCAAAGACGGCTTCGGGCCGGTGGTGAGCAAAAAAGTCGGTGAGTTGGGATCGACCGTCGAATCGGTGAAATTCGCGCCGGACGATCCCGACGTAATCGGCGGCATGATCAAGGACGCCAAACAGGCGGGCGCCGACGTTATTCTTGTCAGCGGCGGCATGTCGGTCGATCCCGACGACAAATCGCCCGAAGGGATTCGCCGCAGTGGCGCCAAGGTCGAGACCCACGGCTTTCCAATATTGCCCGGCTCGATGTTCTTGATGGCTTATCTCGGCGACACGCCGGTGATGGGCTTGTCCGGCTGCGTGTTGCACGATCCATTCACCGCCTTCGATGCGCTGCTGCCGCGCTTGATCGCCGGGGAAAAAATCACCCGCGCCGATATCATGGCGATGGGCCATGGCGGGTTGGCTAAGAAGCATGACCATTAA